The Mesorhizobium sp. B1-1-8 genome contains a region encoding:
- a CDS encoding ParB/RepB/Spo0J family partition protein produces the protein MATAIQKITLSSARDIPFNKLVLSQSNIRRVKAGVSIEELAASIARRGLIQSLHVRPVLDAEGAETGMFEVPAGGRRYRALEMLVNQKRLNKTAAVPCVVGASNSGILMEEISLAENDERVPAHPLDQFRAFQSMRDKGMTEEAIAAAFFVGVNVVKQRLRLASVSPTLLDVYAEDGMTLEQLMAFSVSQDHARQEQVWEQIRNSWQKEPYHIRRMLTETTARASDKRAVFVGLDAYEAAGGLVLRDLFQSDDGGWLQDVSLLDRLVSEKLKVIADEIAAEGWKWVEAAVSIPYGVPHGLRELDGTPPDVSDEEQATRDALQAELDRLTDEYQDADELPDEVDERLGEIEAAMKALDNRPVRYDPTEIAIAGVFVSIDSDGSLSVDRGYVRPEDERPVDTPDDGALEEEVDPDTGEIRAPAIQRAVITVGGEPVPADDEDEDDGLKPLPERLVIELTAHRTLALRDALANHPQVALTMLLHKLVSDTFRHTAPTGCLEASVRHLYLSGQSEEMKASPAAQSEQTRHENWGDHVPADDQALWDWLEQLDDGTRLDLLAHCVSFGVNALYERPNPHAASGISRHGLEVRLAQADRLAHATGLDMAAAGWKPTVGNYLGRVTKTRILEAVREGAGERAAQLVDHMKKGDMAKEAERLLADSGWLPEPLRMSDDTAASDAQHATPQSGDEDLPAFLADDGEDDELAEEDDEPAGMIAAE, from the coding sequence ATGGCAACTGCCATTCAGAAGATCACCCTGTCGTCCGCGCGCGACATCCCCTTCAACAAGCTGGTGCTGAGCCAGTCCAACATTCGGCGCGTGAAGGCCGGCGTCTCGATCGAGGAGCTGGCTGCGTCGATCGCGCGGCGCGGTCTCATCCAATCCCTGCACGTTCGGCCCGTCCTTGATGCCGAGGGCGCCGAGACCGGCATGTTCGAGGTGCCCGCCGGCGGCCGCCGCTATCGGGCGCTGGAGATGCTGGTGAATCAGAAGCGCCTCAACAAGACCGCCGCGGTGCCTTGCGTCGTCGGCGCGAGCAACAGCGGCATCCTGATGGAAGAAATCTCGCTCGCGGAAAATGACGAGCGCGTGCCGGCCCATCCGCTCGATCAGTTCCGCGCGTTCCAGTCCATGCGCGACAAGGGCATGACCGAAGAGGCCATCGCTGCTGCTTTCTTCGTCGGCGTCAACGTCGTGAAGCAGCGCCTGCGCCTGGCGTCAGTCTCGCCGACGCTGCTCGACGTCTATGCCGAGGACGGCATGACGCTCGAACAGCTCATGGCCTTCAGCGTATCGCAGGACCACGCTCGCCAGGAACAGGTCTGGGAGCAGATCCGCAATAGCTGGCAGAAGGAGCCATACCATATCCGGCGCATGTTGACGGAAACCACGGCGCGCGCCTCCGACAAGCGCGCCGTCTTCGTCGGCCTCGACGCTTACGAGGCCGCGGGCGGTCTCGTGTTGCGCGATCTGTTCCAGTCCGACGATGGCGGCTGGCTTCAGGATGTCAGCCTTCTCGATCGTCTCGTCTCCGAAAAGCTGAAGGTGATCGCCGACGAGATCGCGGCTGAAGGTTGGAAGTGGGTCGAGGCAGCCGTCAGCATTCCCTATGGCGTGCCCCACGGCCTGCGCGAACTCGACGGCACGCCGCCCGACGTGAGCGACGAAGAACAGGCCACCCGCGACGCACTGCAGGCGGAACTCGATCGGCTGACCGACGAATACCAGGATGCGGATGAACTGCCCGACGAGGTGGACGAACGCCTGGGCGAGATCGAAGCCGCCATGAAGGCGCTCGACAATCGACCCGTTCGCTATGACCCGACCGAGATCGCCATCGCCGGCGTGTTCGTCAGCATCGACTCGGACGGTTCGCTTTCCGTCGATCGCGGCTACGTCCGCCCCGAAGACGAGCGGCCCGTGGACACTCCGGATGACGGCGCCCTGGAAGAAGAGGTCGACCCTGACACCGGGGAAATCCGTGCGCCTGCTATCCAGCGCGCGGTCATCACCGTCGGCGGCGAGCCCGTTCCGGCAGATGATGAGGACGAGGACGACGGCCTGAAGCCGCTGCCCGAACGCCTGGTCATCGAGCTGACCGCCCATCGGACGCTCGCCTTGCGCGATGCACTGGCGAACCATCCGCAGGTCGCGCTGACGATGCTGCTGCACAAGCTGGTCAGCGACACCTTCCGGCACACCGCGCCGACCGGCTGCCTCGAGGCGAGCGTCCGGCATCTCTACCTCTCCGGCCAATCGGAGGAGATGAAGGCCAGCCCCGCCGCCCAATCGGAGCAGACGCGCCACGAAAATTGGGGCGATCATGTTCCCGCCGATGATCAGGCGCTCTGGGACTGGCTGGAACAGCTCGATGACGGTACGCGGCTCGATCTGCTGGCGCATTGCGTGAGCTTCGGGGTCAACGCTCTCTATGAGCGGCCGAATCCGCACGCCGCATCCGGCATCAGCCGCCACGGTCTCGAAGTGCGACTGGCCCAGGCAGATCGACTTGCCCATGCCACGGGACTGGACATGGCAGCAGCCGGCTGGAAGCCTACGGTTGGCAACTATCTCGGCCGGGTCACGAAGACCCGCATTCTGGAAGCTGTCCGCGAGGGCGCCGGCGAGCGAGCCGCCCAGCTCGTCGATCATATGAAGAAGGGCGACATGGCAAAGGAAGCCGAACGCCTGCTGGCGGATAGTGGATGGCTGCCCGAACCGCTGCGCATGTCGGATGACACCGCAGCCTCCGATGCTCAACACGCTACGCCCCAGAGCGGAGACGAGGATCTGCCGGCATTCCTCGCTGACGACGGTGAGGATGACGAACTCGCCGAAGAAGACGACGAGCCGGCGGGAATGATCGCGGCCGAATAG
- a CDS encoding DUF2493 domain-containing protein, producing MSEHDDFEPHHNTSPTDHLLQELQLYGFRPFEDEPDPRPLPEGDRVAGAIADIFDALISTMQDTRLEPDLDDLLWSTVNLFHRATDRIERELDDNEQGQRRSQREQDGSEVKSVELERLTAEGQTLIERRNAFELMRDQAADHFERQTGSSWRPRTGSMVNHRNLTSAMIDSRDFLAAKRRAETEVMLPAGPKIAFSGGDTTDHKLIWVKLDQIHIKHPDMVLMHGGSPKGAEKIAARWADHRKVPQVAFKPDWTKHAKAAPFKRNDQMLAIMPIGVIVFPGTGIQDNLADKARKLGIPVYRFGSGGA from the coding sequence ATGAGCGAGCACGACGACTTCGAGCCACACCACAACACATCCCCGACCGACCACCTCCTGCAGGAACTTCAACTTTACGGCTTTCGTCCCTTCGAGGATGAACCCGACCCCCGCCCACTCCCTGAGGGCGACCGCGTGGCCGGCGCCATCGCCGATATCTTCGACGCCCTGATCTCGACCATGCAGGACACACGGCTCGAACCCGACCTCGACGACCTGCTTTGGTCGACCGTCAATCTCTTTCACCGCGCCACCGACCGCATCGAGCGCGAGCTGGACGACAACGAGCAAGGACAGCGCCGCAGCCAACGCGAACAGGACGGCAGCGAGGTGAAATCGGTCGAACTGGAGCGCTTGACCGCCGAAGGGCAGACCTTGATCGAACGCCGCAACGCGTTCGAGCTGATGCGCGACCAGGCCGCCGATCACTTCGAACGGCAGACCGGATCAAGCTGGCGCCCGCGTACCGGGTCGATGGTCAACCATCGCAACCTCACCTCCGCGATGATCGACAGCCGCGACTTTCTCGCCGCAAAACGGCGCGCAGAGACCGAGGTCATGTTGCCCGCCGGGCCGAAGATCGCCTTCTCGGGCGGTGACACCACCGATCACAAGCTCATCTGGGTGAAGCTCGATCAAATCCATATCAAGCACCCCGACATGGTGCTCATGCACGGCGGATCGCCGAAAGGCGCCGAAAAGATCGCAGCCCGCTGGGCTGATCACCGCAAGGTGCCGCAGGTCGCCTTCAAGCCCGACTGGACGAAACATGCCAAGGCGGCACCCTTCAAGCGCAATGACCAGATGCTGGCGATCATGCCGATCGGGGTCATCGTCTTCCCGGGCACCGGCATTCAGGACAATCTTGCCGACAAGGCCCGCAAGCTCGGCATTCCGGTCTATCGCTTCGGAAGCGGCGGCGCGTAA
- a CDS encoding transcriptional regulator domain-containing protein, with product MRPDASGWRSPNGYDHVEDMAATDLAWEWLRRNDSYDKDFEELKEMKGDTRPLTDAIRQRWRLRFPGGPAGCPARSSRDLAPAGRHRRHRSHRGACGPVRKHCAVSENRRHSHDQRRGRNLPPL from the coding sequence ATGAGACCTGACGCGTCCGGCTGGCGTTCGCCCAACGGCTACGATCATGTCGAGGACATGGCCGCAACCGACCTCGCCTGGGAATGGCTCCGCCGTAACGACTCCTACGACAAGGACTTCGAAGAGTTGAAAGAGATGAAGGGGGATACCCGTCCGTTGACCGACGCGATTCGGCAGCGGTGGAGGTTGCGATTTCCCGGTGGACCCGCTGGATGCCCCGCCCGAAGCTCGCGTGATCTGGCTCCCGCAGGACGACACCGGCGCCATCGTTCTCACAGAGGCGCCTGCGGTCCTGTCCGCAAGCACTGCGCAGTATCCGAAAATCGGCGTCACTCTCATGACCAGCGACGAGGGCGAAACCTCCCTCCTCTATGA
- a CDS encoding DUF736 domain-containing protein, producing the protein MATIGTFKKTGTNEFTGDIVTLSVQAKGVRIVPDLRATGENAPSHRVLVGRAEIGAAWSKRSGEGRDYLGLKLDDPSFNAPIYANLFDDEDADTFSLIWSRPNGRRGD; encoded by the coding sequence ATGGCCACCATCGGCACCTTCAAGAAAACCGGCACGAACGAGTTCACCGGCGACATCGTCACCCTCAGCGTCCAGGCCAAGGGGGTGCGCATCGTCCCCGACCTGCGCGCAACCGGCGAGAACGCCCCCAGCCACCGCGTTCTGGTCGGCCGCGCCGAGATTGGCGCCGCCTGGTCGAAGCGCTCCGGCGAAGGCCGCGACTACCTGGGCCTCAAGCTCGACGATCCAAGCTTCAACGCCCCGATCTACGCCAACCTCTTCGATGACGAGGATGCCGACACCTTCTCTCTGATCTGGTCCCGGCCCAACGGTCGCCGGGGCGACTGA
- a CDS encoding helix-turn-helix transcriptional regulator, protein MRPDLAVLPPRFLRTKEAAGFLSLSARTLEKHRTYGTGPAYRKLGGRVVYAIDDLEAWAERGAVTSTSDPRGTVLPAKRHTPQPPAHGGRYAR, encoded by the coding sequence ATGCGACCCGATCTCGCCGTTCTCCCACCGCGCTTTCTTCGCACCAAGGAAGCCGCGGGGTTCCTCAGCCTGTCCGCCCGCACACTCGAAAAGCACCGGACCTATGGGACAGGCCCTGCCTATCGCAAGCTCGGCGGCCGCGTCGTTTATGCGATCGACGACCTCGAAGCCTGGGCCGAGCGTGGCGCTGTCACCTCGACCTCCGATCCGCGGGGCACCGTCCTTCCAGCCAAGCGTCACACGCCTCAACCGCCCGCTCATGGCGGCCGCTACGCGCGCTGA
- a CDS encoding DUF2285 domain-containing protein — protein MTSDEGETSLLYDLGNGQRLQITHHDVEPGRVALGAFVPLGIEGFDRVESIQRLLAALHNRAVPPETRLTKQQRARLRRMLQCVDGYRDGATQQEIAQVIFRMGPLERDDWQASSARHAIKSLLRDARAMIAGGYRKLLRHRRASLAHQDAVHGGRI, from the coding sequence ATGACCAGCGACGAGGGCGAAACCTCCCTCCTCTATGATCTCGGCAACGGGCAACGCCTGCAGATCACGCATCACGATGTCGAGCCAGGCCGCGTAGCGCTCGGCGCGTTCGTGCCTCTCGGTATCGAGGGGTTCGACCGGGTTGAGTCCATCCAACGCCTGCTCGCCGCGCTCCACAATAGAGCCGTTCCTCCCGAAACGCGGCTGACCAAACAACAGCGCGCGCGACTGCGACGGATGCTGCAATGCGTCGATGGCTATCGCGATGGCGCCACACAGCAGGAAATCGCGCAGGTCATCTTCCGCATGGGTCCTCTTGAGCGCGACGACTGGCAGGCATCCTCTGCCCGCCACGCCATCAAATCCCTGCTCAGGGACGCGCGTGCCATGATCGCAGGCGGCTATCGCAAGCTTCTTCGTCATCGCCGGGCAAGCTTAGCGCATCAGGATGCCGTTCATGGTGGGCGAATTTAG
- a CDS encoding toprim domain-containing protein: protein MAGHDASDLATRLGRQAEAVCRRYLGAGHRQGNYWQVGDARNTPGRSMFVRLKDSPKGPAGKWTDAATGEHGDLLDIIRESCGLIGFKDVADEARLFLSTPPEPEPRVDEQRSPAPQGSPEAARRLVAVSQPILGTIVQTYLRERGITDLRGTGHLHFHPRCYYRPDEHSPTETWPAMIAGVTDLGGRITGAHRTWLAPDGSDKAPIATQRKAMGDLLGNAVRFGNAGEVMAAGEGIETVLSLKQSLPDMAMAAALSAAHLAAILFPGALRRLYIVRDNDPAGDGARDSLIERANAVGIDATVLSPMLGDFNEDLRTRGLNALTANVRSQLAPQDVARFMALAA, encoded by the coding sequence ATGGCAGGTCACGACGCTTCGGATCTCGCAACACGTCTCGGCCGGCAGGCCGAGGCGGTCTGCCGGCGCTACCTCGGCGCCGGTCATCGCCAGGGCAACTATTGGCAGGTTGGCGATGCTCGCAATACGCCCGGCCGCTCGATGTTCGTGCGGCTGAAGGATTCACCAAAAGGCCCGGCGGGCAAATGGACCGACGCCGCCACCGGTGAGCACGGCGATCTTCTCGACATCATCCGGGAGAGCTGCGGCCTCATCGGCTTCAAGGACGTCGCCGACGAGGCACGCCTCTTTCTCAGCACGCCACCTGAGCCAGAGCCGCGCGTGGACGAACAGCGCAGTCCCGCACCACAGGGCTCACCCGAAGCAGCACGGCGCCTCGTCGCCGTGTCGCAGCCGATTTTAGGCACGATCGTACAAACGTATCTGCGGGAACGCGGCATTACGGATTTGCGCGGAACCGGACATCTCCACTTTCATCCGCGCTGCTACTATCGGCCTGACGAGCACTCTCCGACCGAGACCTGGCCAGCCATGATCGCTGGTGTCACCGACCTCGGCGGCAGGATCACCGGCGCGCATCGCACCTGGCTCGCACCGGACGGCTCCGACAAGGCGCCGATTGCTACGCAACGCAAGGCGATGGGCGATCTCCTCGGAAACGCGGTTCGCTTCGGGAACGCCGGCGAGGTCATGGCGGCGGGCGAAGGCATCGAAACGGTGCTCTCGCTCAAGCAGAGTCTGCCCGACATGGCCATGGCGGCAGCACTCTCAGCCGCACATCTCGCTGCCATTCTGTTCCCGGGCGCGCTGCGCAGGCTCTATATCGTCCGCGACAATGATCCGGCCGGGGACGGCGCGCGGGATAGCCTGATCGAACGGGCGAACGCGGTCGGGATCGACGCGACCGTGCTCTCGCCGATGCTCGGGGATTTCAACGAGGATCTGCGAACCCGCGGGCTCAATGCGCTGACGGCGAACGTGAGGAGCCAACTCGCACCCCAGGACGTCGCCCGTTTCATGGCGCTGGCGGCATAG
- a CDS encoding strawberry notch family protein, producing MTILLPPAPAAPVTVAPAILCAADGLLGHLERGERIDLSTLRAAMETAFGASDSAGVWDWKAAYEACEVATVLFLRKYGKALFRKAASPAARLAVLAKLVALLPTHTRRSEESQALQQFSTPLPLGLAALAAAAITASDRVLEPSAGTGLLAILAATVGSSLILNELADTRADLLSSLLPTLPVTRFDAAQIDDHLDISAVPSVVLMNPPFSAMANIAGRVTDAGMRHLASALNRLAPGGRLVAITGANVGPDLPDWCEAFIRLQERGIIVFSATIAGSVYAKHGTTFPTRLTVIDKRPAANPTDFPPSPGMAPDVATLLGWIEAMVPPRLPVTQPVVTSRLQTPAPKTVRGYLSRSAAARPVDAVEVDPEGVELAYETVDWTSPESIRLTDAIYEEYGLQSIRIPGSQAHPTQLVQSAAMASVAPPKPSYRPMLPKNILYLLSDAQIETVIYAGEAHSDYLAGSWSVDETFDLVKAAPADAGGAVRFRRGFMLGDGTGAGKGRQSAGIILDNWLRGRRKAVWISKSDKLIEDAQRDWSALGMERLLVTPLSRFPQGKTISLSEGVLFTTYATLRSDDRGEKVSRVRQIVEWLGSDFDGVIIFDESHAMQNAAGGKGERGDVAASQQGRAGLRLQHALPNARVVYVSATGATTVHNLAYAQRLGLWGCEDFPFATRAEFVEAIEDGGVAAMEVLARDLRSLGLYMARSLSYDGVEYELVEHRLTDEQRRIYDAYAGAFAIIHNHLDAAMQAANITGHSGTLNRQAKSAARSAFESAKQRFFGHLLTSMKTPTLIRSIEHDLESGHAAVIQIVSTGEALMERRLAEIPTEEWNDVRVDITPREYVLDYLAHSFPVQLYEPFTDSEGNLSSRLVYRDGQPVESREAVARRDELIERLASLPPVPGALDQIVQRFGTDTVAEVTGRSRRIVRKSCADTMGDRLAVENRAPSANLAETSAFMDDQKRILVFSDAGGTGRSYHAELSAKNQRLRVHYLLEPGWKADAAIQGLGRTNRTNQAQPPLFRPIATDVKAEKRFLSTIARRLDTLGAITRGQRQTGGQGLFRPEDNLESAYARDALRQLYLLLVRGKIEGCSLDRFESATGLKLMDDNGIKDELPPITTFLNRLLALTIELQGVLFTAFEQLLDAKVAGAIASGIYDIGLETLTAESFTVTDRRTIYTHPATGAETRLLTISQRERNRPMSLDTALRSLDDGHGKLLVNERSGRAAVQVPAPSLMLDDGEIERRVRLIRPMEHHHASLKMIAESHWQEAHPDAFNAAWSRELDEVPTFTDSTIHIVAGLLLPVWKRLPNESTRVYRLQTDGGERIIGRRVSPAWAANAASTGTTSLGADDAYAALIEGRTILDLADGLQLRRVRVMGANRIELSGFTEATRDRLCAYGLFTEIISWKLRFFVPVDASGPAIIGKLLDTYPIVRISEREAA from the coding sequence ATGACCATCCTGTTGCCCCCCGCCCCGGCCGCGCCCGTCACCGTCGCGCCCGCCATTCTCTGCGCCGCTGACGGCCTGCTCGGTCATCTCGAACGTGGCGAGCGTATCGATCTGTCCACTCTGCGCGCCGCGATGGAGACCGCCTTCGGTGCCTCCGATAGCGCCGGCGTCTGGGATTGGAAGGCCGCCTACGAGGCCTGCGAGGTCGCAACGGTCCTCTTCTTGCGTAAATATGGAAAGGCGCTTTTCCGTAAGGCCGCGTCTCCGGCCGCACGGCTGGCTGTGCTTGCGAAGCTCGTCGCGCTGCTGCCGACCCATACTCGCCGGTCGGAGGAGTCGCAGGCGCTGCAACAATTCTCGACCCCGCTTCCCTTGGGGCTCGCGGCACTGGCGGCGGCGGCCATCACGGCGAGCGACCGCGTGTTGGAGCCGTCTGCCGGCACCGGCCTTCTGGCCATTCTCGCGGCGACGGTCGGCAGCTCTCTGATCCTCAACGAACTGGCCGACACCCGTGCCGACCTGCTGTCGTCCCTCCTCCCCACCCTGCCCGTCACCCGCTTCGACGCGGCGCAGATCGACGATCATCTCGACATCAGCGCTGTGCCGTCCGTCGTGTTGATGAACCCGCCATTCTCGGCAATGGCGAACATCGCGGGCCGCGTCACAGACGCCGGCATGCGCCATCTCGCCTCGGCATTGAATCGTCTGGCGCCGGGCGGACGGCTGGTCGCGATCACCGGCGCCAATGTCGGGCCGGACCTGCCGGACTGGTGCGAAGCGTTCATTCGCCTGCAGGAACGCGGCATAATCGTCTTCTCCGCCACCATCGCCGGCTCGGTCTATGCCAAGCATGGCACGACATTCCCGACGCGGCTGACGGTCATCGACAAGCGTCCGGCCGCCAATCCCACCGATTTTCCCCCCTCGCCAGGGATGGCCCCCGACGTCGCGACGCTGCTCGGCTGGATCGAGGCGATGGTCCCGCCGCGCCTGCCCGTCACGCAGCCCGTAGTCACGTCGAGGCTCCAGACGCCGGCGCCGAAGACCGTGCGCGGATATCTGTCGCGCTCGGCAGCGGCACGGCCCGTCGATGCCGTAGAAGTCGATCCCGAAGGCGTAGAACTCGCCTACGAGACCGTGGACTGGACATCGCCCGAAAGCATCCGTCTCACCGATGCGATCTACGAAGAATACGGATTGCAGTCGATCCGCATTCCCGGCTCTCAGGCTCACCCGACCCAGCTGGTGCAGTCGGCCGCCATGGCGAGCGTTGCGCCGCCGAAGCCGAGCTATCGCCCGATGCTGCCGAAGAACATTCTGTACCTGTTGTCGGACGCGCAGATCGAGACGGTGATCTACGCCGGCGAGGCCCACAGCGATTATCTCGCCGGATCGTGGTCGGTCGACGAGACCTTCGATCTGGTCAAAGCCGCTCCTGCCGACGCCGGTGGCGCCGTCCGGTTCCGGCGTGGCTTCATGCTCGGCGACGGCACCGGCGCCGGCAAGGGCCGTCAGTCGGCCGGCATCATCCTGGACAACTGGTTGCGCGGCCGCCGCAAAGCGGTCTGGATCTCCAAGTCCGACAAGCTGATCGAGGATGCGCAGCGCGACTGGTCCGCGCTCGGCATGGAGCGCCTCCTGGTAACACCGCTGTCGCGCTTCCCGCAGGGCAAGACCATCTCCCTGTCGGAAGGCGTCCTATTTACGACCTATGCCACGCTACGCTCCGACGACCGTGGCGAGAAGGTTTCGCGCGTCCGCCAGATCGTCGAATGGTTGGGCTCCGATTTCGACGGAGTGATCATTTTCGACGAGAGCCACGCGATGCAGAACGCAGCAGGCGGCAAGGGAGAACGCGGTGATGTCGCCGCCTCACAGCAGGGGCGCGCCGGGCTTCGCCTTCAGCACGCCCTGCCGAATGCCCGCGTCGTCTATGTCTCCGCCACCGGCGCCACCACGGTTCACAATCTCGCCTATGCCCAGCGGCTCGGCCTGTGGGGCTGTGAGGATTTCCCCTTCGCCACGCGCGCGGAATTCGTCGAGGCGATCGAGGATGGCGGCGTTGCGGCCATGGAGGTACTGGCCCGCGACCTCCGATCACTCGGCCTCTACATGGCGCGGTCGCTCTCCTACGACGGCGTGGAATACGAACTGGTCGAACACCGGCTCACCGATGAGCAGCGCCGCATCTACGACGCCTATGCCGGGGCGTTCGCGATCATCCACAATCATCTTGATGCCGCCATGCAGGCCGCCAACATCACCGGCCACAGCGGCACCTTGAACCGGCAGGCGAAGTCCGCTGCGCGTTCGGCCTTCGAGAGCGCCAAGCAGCGCTTCTTCGGCCACCTCCTCACCAGCATGAAGACGCCGACCCTGATCCGCTCCATCGAGCACGATCTGGAAAGCGGCCATGCCGCCGTCATCCAGATCGTCTCGACGGGCGAGGCCCTGATGGAGCGACGCCTGGCGGAAATCCCGACCGAGGAGTGGAATGACGTTCGTGTCGACATCACGCCGCGCGAATATGTCCTCGACTATCTCGCCCATTCCTTCCCGGTGCAGCTCTACGAGCCTTTCACCGACAGCGAGGGCAATCTGTCGTCACGGCTAGTCTATCGGGATGGGCAACCGGTCGAGAGCCGCGAAGCCGTCGCGCGTCGTGACGAACTGATCGAGCGTCTGGCCTCGCTGCCGCCCGTCCCCGGCGCACTCGACCAGATCGTCCAGCGCTTTGGCACCGATACGGTAGCGGAAGTGACCGGCCGCTCGCGGCGCATCGTCCGCAAGTCGTGTGCCGACACCATGGGCGATCGCCTGGCGGTGGAGAACCGCGCGCCATCCGCCAATCTGGCCGAGACATCCGCCTTCATGGATGACCAGAAGCGCATCCTCGTCTTCTCGGACGCTGGCGGCACCGGCCGGAGCTACCATGCCGAGCTGTCAGCGAAGAACCAGCGCCTGCGCGTCCACTATCTGCTTGAACCGGGCTGGAAGGCCGATGCGGCCATTCAGGGGCTCGGCCGCACCAATCGCACCAACCAGGCGCAGCCGCCGCTCTTCCGGCCGATTGCCACCGACGTGAAGGCGGAGAAGCGTTTCCTCTCCACAATCGCCCGGCGGCTCGACACGCTCGGCGCGATCACACGCGGGCAGCGTCAGACCGGCGGCCAGGGCCTGTTCCGGCCGGAGGATAATCTGGAGTCGGCCTACGCCCGCGATGCCTTGCGCCAGCTCTATCTCCTGCTCGTGCGCGGCAAGATCGAGGGGTGCTCGCTTGACCGTTTCGAGTCCGCCACCGGCCTGAAGCTGATGGATGACAATGGCATCAAGGACGAGCTGCCGCCGATCACCACCTTCCTCAATCGGCTGCTGGCGCTCACCATCGAGCTTCAGGGCGTCCTCTTCACCGCCTTCGAGCAATTGCTCGACGCCAAAGTGGCGGGAGCGATCGCCAGCGGCATCTATGATATCGGTCTGGAAACGCTGACGGCCGAGAGCTTCACGGTCACGGATCGCAGGACGATCTACACCCATCCGGCGACAGGCGCCGAGACGCGCCTTCTCACCATCTCCCAGCGCGAGCGCAATCGTCCGATGTCGCTGGACACCGCGTTGCGGTCGCTGGACGACGGCCACGGCAAGCTGCTCGTGAACGAGCGCTCGGGCCGCGCCGCCGTGCAGGTTCCAGCACCATCGCTGATGCTTGACGACGGCGAGATCGAGCGCCGCGTCCGGCTGATCCGGCCGATGGAGCATCATCATGCCTCGTTGAAGATGATAGCGGAAAGCCATTGGCAGGAAGCTCACCCCGACGCGTTCAATGCGGCGTGGTCCCGTGAACTCGATGAGGTTCCGACCTTCACCGACAGCACTATCCACATCGTCGCCGGCCTTCTCCTGCCGGTCTGGAAGCGCCTGCCGAACGAGTCGACCCGCGTCTACCGCCTCCAGACCGATGGCGGCGAACGCATCATCGGCCGACGCGTGTCTCCGGCCTGGGCCGCGAACGCCGCCTCCACCGGCACGACCAGCCTCGGGGCCGACGATGCGTATGCGGCATTGATCGAGGGACGCACCATTCTGGATCTCGCCGATGGGCTCCAGCTCCGCCGTGTCCGCGTCATGGGCGCGAACCGGATCGAACTCTCCGGTTTCACCGAAGCGACGCGCGACCGCCTGTGCGCCTATGGTCTCTTCACGGAGATCATCTCATGGAAGCTGCGCTTCTTCGTACCGGTCGATGCGTCTGGGCCGGCGATCATCGGAAAGCTGCTCGATACCTATCCGATCGTGCGCATCTCTGAGCGGGAGGCGGCGTAA
- a CDS encoding DNA -binding domain-containing protein, whose amino-acid sequence MTSFLEEPPIRETLTAYDREHMVLYLRLLDSARDGADWREVVQILFGLDPLQEPQRCLKIHDSHLARARWMTEHGYRELLRTKQ is encoded by the coding sequence ATGACGTCATTTCTGGAAGAACCACCGATAAGGGAAACGCTCACGGCTTATGATCGCGAGCATATGGTGCTCTACCTGCGCCTGCTCGACTCGGCTCGCGATGGCGCTGATTGGCGCGAGGTTGTCCAGATTCTTTTCGGCCTTGACCCCCTACAAGAGCCGCAGCGCTGTCTCAAAATTCATGACTCGCATCTCGCGCGTGCACGTTGGATGACGGAGCACGGCTATCGTGAACTGTTGCGCACGAAGCAGTGA